From Fusarium fujikuroi IMI 58289 draft genome, chromosome FFUJ_chr07, a single genomic window includes:
- a CDS encoding related to stress response protein rds1p: protein MYFSTALPLLAAGLASAAPVIEKRASQINDGVILNYALTLEHLEDNFYRQGLSNFTEKDFADAGYDSTFYNNIKKVSSDETAHVDFITKALKAAGVTPVEECTYSFGVTDVKSFLATASVLEGVGVSAYLGAAADIMSKTYLTAAGSILTVEARHSSYIRGALKQVPFAQPFDAPLSYNEVYSLASGFITGCPKENPALPVKAFPALAAAASGSEIKTGDTVTLQTPGYTLEGAKGQGVYAAFIAVTGPTFVEAKAVDGGFSVEIPEGFAGQTYVVLTGCKDVVSDDTVAAGPAIIEISS from the exons ATGTACTTCTCTACTGCCCTTCCTCTATTGGCCGCTGGCCTAGCCTCCGCTGCTCCTGTCATTGAGAAGCGCGCCTCTCAGATCAACGACGGAGTCATCCTCAACTACGCTCTTACTCTCGAGCACCTTGAAGATAACTTTTATCGTCAAGGTCTTTCCAACTTTACGGAGAAGGACTTTGCGGATGCTGGTTATGACTCCACATTctacaacaacatcaaaaaGGTCTCTTCTGATGAGACTGCTCACGTCGACTTTATCACCAAGGCTCTCAAGG CTGCTGGCGTCACACCCGTCGAAGAGTGCACTTACTCCTTCGGTGTCACAGACGTCAAGTCCTTCCTCGCAACCGCCTCCGTCCTCGAAGGCGTCGGCGTCTCAGCTTATCTCGGCGCCGCAGCCGACATCATGAGCAAGACGTACCTCACAGCCGCCGGATCCATCCTCACCGTCGAGGCCCGTCACTCATCCTACATCCGCGGTGCTCTCAAGCAAGTCCCCTTTGCCCAGCCCTTCGATGCTCCTCTGAGCTACAACGAGGTGTACTCCCTTGCCTCGGGCTTCATCACCGGTTGCCCCAAGGAGAACCCTGCTCTGCCCGTCAAGGCTTTCCCTgctttggctgctgctgcttcggGAAGTGAGATCAAGACTGGTGATACTGTTACGCTTCAGACACCTGGTTATACCCTCGAGGGCGCCAAGGGCCAGGGTGTCTATGCTGCTTTCATCGCCGTCACTGGACCTACCTTTgttgaggccaaggctgttgatggtggttTCTCTGTTGAGATTCCCGAGGGCTTTGCTGGACAGACTTATGTCGTGCTTACTGGCTGCAAGGATGTTGTCTCTGATGACACCGTCGCTGCTGGTCCTGCCATCATTGAG ATCTCCAGCTAA
- a CDS encoding probable aromatic ring-opening dioxygenase family protein — protein sequence MKANLSPVHFFSHGSTMMLGEESEAADYWKKAGDQALANNIKGDRMQVAMNPKPGKSPVAYVHPSKYVDYELKPDLETGERCISLLKDAGFNVSGNTEFDWIHDTYLILIRMFPNGCPPTTLISMNARFDPHYHMRVGETLRPLRKENYLIIGSGGAVHNLYRNIWAPILYYSDNFAQEKPPEAWALEFRQAVEDVIKNNSGPKLRRAMTRLMKHPFYRDAHATDDHFMSALFVAGAVGDEEDEGVYGELKAETWELTNMCNSQFTFGSWPRTLATAAA from the exons ATGAAAGCCAATTTATCTCCAGttcacttcttctcccaTGGATCTACGATGATGCTGGGAGAAGAGTCTGAGGCTGCTGACTACTGGAAGAAGGCCGGTGATCAAGCATtggccaacaacatcaagg GCGACCGCATGCAAGTCGCCATGAACCCCAAACCAGGCAAATCCCCCGTCGCGTACGTCCACCCATCAAAATACGTCGACTACGAACTCAAACCCGATCTCGAGACCGGCGAGCGATGCATCTCCCTCCTCAAAGACGCCGGCTTCAATGTTTCCGGAAATACCGAGTTCGACTGGATCCACGATACatatctcatcctcatccgcATGTTCCCCAACGGCTgcccaccaacaacactcaTCTCCATGAACGCGCGCTTCGATCCTCATTACCACATGCGCGTCGGCGAGACTCTTCGTCCTCTCCGAAAAGAAAACTATCTCATAATCGGTTCCGGCGGTGCAGTACATAACTTGTATCGTAACATCTGGGCGCCTATTCTATACTACTCTGATAACTTTGCGCAAGAGAAACCACCCGAGGCGTGGGCCCTGGAGTTTCGACAGGCTGTTGAGGatgtcatcaagaacaatagTGGCCCGAAATTGAGACGCGCGAtgacgaggttgatgaagcaTCCTTTTTATAGAGATGCTCATGCTACGGACGATCACTTCATGTCGGCGCTGTTTGTGGCGGGTGCggttggcgatgaggaggatgagggtgTTTATGGtgagctcaaggctgagacGTGGGAGTTGACGAATATGTGTAATAGCCAGTTTACTTTTGGATCATGGCCGAGGACTCTTGCGACAGCGGCGGCATAA